The following coding sequences are from one Pelagovum sp. HNIBRBA483 window:
- a CDS encoding DUF1523 family protein translates to MRYVKFFLRLLPFLIIGAGLHYWLPQHDVVRVTSTEVIRQDFSGFNRIFYAQADSGNTEQVTRDLRLINTEKQKTWFLGFFPRESRGVMVYRNEDTGWIWPPYFKFDSADLQAEASALISAAGQEQWVVVTHYGWRNRFLSIYPNAVGLRAIDSPDVRIIPWFNIFFFIFAGIAALFIRAAWMQFRERTLDPLFERAGDRMDEVNAGVAERRSRLKRLFGRK, encoded by the coding sequence ATGCGCTATGTGAAGTTCTTTTTGCGATTGTTGCCGTTTTTGATTATTGGCGCGGGGCTGCATTACTGGTTGCCGCAGCATGATGTGGTGCGCGTGACCTCGACGGAAGTGATCCGGCAGGATTTTTCCGGCTTCAACCGGATTTTTTATGCGCAGGCCGACAGTGGCAATACCGAGCAAGTGACGCGCGATCTGCGGCTGATCAATACCGAAAAGCAAAAGACGTGGTTCCTTGGCTTTTTCCCGCGTGAGAGCCGTGGCGTGATGGTGTATCGCAACGAGGATACCGGCTGGATTTGGCCGCCCTATTTCAAGTTCGATAGCGCGGATTTGCAGGCCGAGGCATCGGCGCTGATTTCGGCGGCGGGGCAGGAGCAATGGGTGGTCGTGACCCATTACGGCTGGCGGAACAGGTTCCTGTCGATCTATCCAAATGCGGTGGGGCTGCGGGCCATCGATAGCCCCGATGTCCGGATCATTCCGTGGTTCAATATCTTCTTCTTCATCTTCGCGGGTATTGCGGCGTTGTTCATACGAGCGGCGTGGATGCAGTTCCGCGAGCGGACGCTGGACCCGCTCTTTGAGCGCGCGGGGGACCGGATGGATGAAGTGAATGCGGGCGTCGCGGAACGACGCTCGCGGCTGAAGCGGCTGTTTGGGCGGAAGTAG
- a CDS encoding L,D-transpeptidase has protein sequence MAWWRWAFVTGALFSLTACVATEPETLEFVEEQPVLYGYVDGYGPIEDGAYSLPPIPPQYLQGVNRRALVQYDGDEPVGTIEVDRHAKLLYYVIEGGMAWRYPIAVGRQGKAMTFDTVIRRKAEWPSWTPTANMLRTEPEVYEPFRGGVEGGLTNPLGARALYLYHNGHDTMFRIHGTNDIASIGNSSSAGCIRMFNQDVIHLYDKIELGTKVVLRSYEDSVEIEGEEVANRGGEIPARQVDPALIYGPDEDDADAADTDMALGDEEAPEAAEG, from the coding sequence ATGGCATGGTGGCGCTGGGCGTTTGTTACGGGCGCTTTGTTTTCCTTGACGGCCTGTGTTGCGACCGAGCCTGAGACGCTCGAATTCGTGGAAGAACAGCCGGTTCTTTACGGCTATGTGGATGGATATGGACCGATTGAGGATGGCGCGTATTCGCTTCCGCCGATCCCGCCGCAATATCTGCAAGGGGTGAACCGCCGCGCTTTGGTGCAATATGATGGCGACGAGCCGGTGGGCACGATCGAAGTCGATCGCCATGCGAAGCTGCTTTATTATGTGATTGAAGGCGGCATGGCGTGGCGCTACCCGATTGCCGTGGGGCGGCAGGGCAAGGCGATGACCTTTGACACCGTGATCCGGCGCAAGGCGGAGTGGCCGAGTTGGACGCCGACCGCCAACATGCTGCGCACGGAGCCGGAGGTTTATGAGCCATTTCGCGGCGGCGTTGAAGGCGGGTTGACCAACCCGCTCGGCGCGCGGGCGCTCTACCTTTATCATAACGGGCATGACACGATGTTCCGTATCCACGGGACGAATGACATTGCCTCTATCGGCAATAGCAGCTCGGCGGGCTGTATCCGCATGTTCAATCAGGATGTGATCCACCTCTATGACAAGATCGAGTTGGGCACCAAAGTGGTGCTGCGCTCCTATGAGGACTCGGTGGAGATAGAGGGCGAGGAAGTTGCCAATCGCGGCGGCGAGATACCTGCGCGACAGGTCGACCCCGCGCTGATCTATGGGCCGGACGAGGACGACGCTGACGCGGCTGACACCGACATGGCGCTGGGTGACGAGGAAGCGCCAGAGGCCGCGGAGGGCTAG
- a CDS encoding aldehyde dehydrogenase family protein, protein MSTVKEIFETMDYGPAPESAAEAFAWLVDQGDRFGHFIGGKFTEPGQTFESRNPATGEVLAHVTQASQADVDAAVAAARKAQKKWAKDSHARARVLYAIARLLQKHSRLFAVLETLDNGKPIRESRDIDVPLAQRHFYFHAGLAQLMDDEMPNRTALGVCGQIVPWNFPLLMLAWKIAPALAAGNTVVLKPAEYTTLTALLFADICRQAGVPRGVVNIVTGDGAVGEMITTHPDIDKIAFTGSTSVGRRIREATAGSGKALTLELGGKSPYIVFDDADLDSAIEGLVDAIWFNQGQVCCAGSRLLVQEGVAERFHAKLKRRMNGLRIGNPLDKCIDVGAIVDPVQHARITEMVANRSGGELHQCPAPLPAVGCFYPPTLITGLTPADPLMQEEIFGPVLVSTTFRTPVEAVQLANNTRYGLAATVWTENVNLALDIAPKLAAGVVWVNATNLFDAAAGFGGVRESGFGREGGWEGLLAYTRPAKQGKPLALVKPHMGEGGPADPLDRTAKLYIGGKQARPDSGYSQAIYSPRGALLGHVGLANRKDIRNAVEAMNGASGWGKTTGHLRAQILYYVAENLSARADEFVKRLNAMTGNTKGKREVDAAIRQLFTWAAWADKHDGRAKGVPIRGVALAMNEPAGKIGILCADDAPLLGLVSAVAPAIALGNRVTAIASEPFPLAATDFYQVLETSDVPAGVVNILTGRHAELAAPLAAHFDVDAVWSFSSSDVSAQIEAASAGNLKRTWVNDGLSRDWYAGGDGAEWRAAATEVKTIWIPYGE, encoded by the coding sequence ATGAGCACCGTCAAAGAGATTTTCGAAACGATGGATTACGGCCCCGCCCCCGAAAGCGCCGCCGAAGCCTTTGCGTGGCTCGTCGATCAGGGCGACCGCTTCGGCCATTTCATCGGCGGCAAATTCACAGAACCGGGGCAGACCTTCGAATCCCGCAACCCCGCCACGGGTGAAGTGCTCGCCCATGTGACGCAGGCATCGCAGGCCGATGTCGATGCCGCCGTCGCCGCCGCCCGCAAAGCACAAAAGAAATGGGCCAAAGACAGCCACGCCCGCGCCCGCGTGCTCTACGCAATTGCACGGCTCTTGCAAAAGCACAGCCGCCTCTTTGCTGTGCTCGAAACCCTCGATAACGGCAAACCGATCCGCGAAAGCCGCGATATCGACGTTCCCTTGGCCCAGCGCCATTTCTACTTCCACGCGGGCCTCGCCCAGCTGATGGATGACGAGATGCCCAACCGCACCGCGCTTGGCGTCTGCGGTCAGATCGTGCCGTGGAACTTCCCACTGCTGATGCTCGCATGGAAGATCGCCCCCGCGCTCGCGGCGGGCAACACGGTGGTGCTCAAACCCGCTGAATATACTACACTCACAGCGCTTCTCTTTGCCGATATCTGTCGTCAGGCCGGTGTCCCGCGCGGCGTGGTGAATATCGTCACCGGCGATGGCGCCGTGGGCGAGATGATCACCACCCATCCCGACATCGACAAAATCGCCTTCACCGGCTCCACCTCCGTTGGCCGCCGCATCCGCGAAGCCACCGCTGGCAGCGGCAAGGCGCTGACGCTCGAACTGGGTGGAAAATCCCCCTACATCGTCTTTGACGACGCCGATCTCGACAGCGCCATTGAGGGGCTTGTCGATGCGATCTGGTTCAATCAGGGGCAAGTCTGCTGCGCCGGTTCACGGCTCTTGGTGCAGGAGGGCGTCGCCGAACGCTTCCATGCCAAACTCAAGCGCCGCATGAATGGCCTGCGCATCGGCAACCCGCTCGACAAATGCATTGACGTGGGCGCCATCGTCGATCCCGTCCAGCACGCGCGGATCACCGAAATGGTGGCAAACCGTTCGGGGGGTGAACTGCACCAATGTCCCGCGCCCCTTCCGGCCGTGGGCTGCTTCTACCCGCCCACGCTAATCACCGGCCTCACCCCCGCCGATCCGCTGATGCAAGAGGAGATCTTCGGCCCCGTCCTCGTCTCCACCACCTTCCGCACGCCGGTTGAGGCGGTACAACTCGCCAACAACACCCGCTACGGCCTCGCCGCGACGGTCTGGACAGAGAACGTCAACCTCGCCCTCGACATCGCGCCGAAGCTTGCCGCTGGCGTCGTCTGGGTGAACGCGACCAATCTCTTCGATGCCGCCGCTGGCTTCGGCGGCGTGCGCGAAAGCGGCTTCGGGCGCGAAGGCGGCTGGGAAGGGCTTCTTGCCTACACCCGCCCTGCCAAACAGGGCAAGCCGCTCGCCTTGGTGAAGCCGCACATGGGCGAAGGCGGCCCCGCCGATCCGCTCGACCGCACCGCCAAACTCTATATCGGCGGCAAACAGGCCCGCCCCGACAGCGGCTACTCGCAGGCCATCTACAGCCCGCGCGGGGCGCTTCTGGGGCATGTGGGCCTCGCCAACCGCAAGGATATCCGCAACGCGGTAGAAGCGATGAACGGCGCCTCCGGCTGGGGAAAGACCACCGGCCACCTGCGCGCGCAAATCCTGTATTATGTGGCGGAAAACCTCTCCGCCCGCGCCGATGAATTCGTCAAGCGCCTCAACGCCATGACCGGCAACACCAAAGGCAAGCGCGAGGTCGATGCCGCGATCCGCCAGCTCTTCACTTGGGCCGCATGGGCCGACAAACACGACGGCCGCGCCAAGGGCGTGCCGATCCGTGGCGTGGCACTGGCGATGAACGAGCCCGCTGGCAAAATCGGCATCCTTTGCGCCGATGACGCGCCGCTCTTGGGCCTTGTCTCCGCCGTTGCCCCCGCCATCGCGCTGGGTAACCGCGTGACCGCCATCGCGTCAGAGCCGTTCCCCCTCGCCGCCACCGATTTCTATCAGGTGCTGGAAACCTCCGATGTCCCCGCCGGTGTGGTCAACATCCTCACCGGCCGCCATGCCGAACTCGCAGCACCACTCGCCGCGCATTTCGATGTCGATGCGGTGTGGAGCTTCTCCTCCTCGGATGTCTCGGCCCAGATCGAGGCCGCCAGCGCCGGCAACCTCAAGCGCACATGGGTCAATGATGGCCTGTCGCGCGACTGGTATGCAGGGGGCGACGGCGCCGAATGGCGCGCCGCCGCAACCGAGGTCAAGACGATCTGGATCCCCTACGGCGAATAG
- a CDS encoding M24 family metallopeptidase has product MERPQFYRFHQGDRILSFAASEYDARLKGLRARMAEAGVEACVFTSMHNIAYYSGFLYCAFGRPYGLVVTESESVTISAGIDAAQPWRRCHGDNITYTDWQRDNYWRAILSVTGTGRVIGYEGDHMSLLQSEKLDHFLTPKSRVDVAPMTMVQRMHKSAAELEIIRAGAATADVGGYAIREAVKAGAREIDIAMAGRDAMELEIAKRYPDAEYRDTWVWFQSGINTDGAHNPVTARQLEVGDILSLNTFPMISGYYTALERTMFVREVDDASLKIWEANVGAHEYGMSLLKPGASCSEITAKINDFFAERDLLQYRTFGYGHSFGVLSHYYGREAGLELREDIDTVLEPGMVISMEPMLTIADGQPGAGGYREHDILIITQDGNENITGYPYGPEFNVVG; this is encoded by the coding sequence ATGGAACGTCCGCAGTTTTACCGTTTTCACCAAGGCGACCGCATTCTGTCGTTTGCCGCATCCGAATATGATGCCCGCCTGAAGGGCCTGCGCGCGCGCATGGCTGAGGCTGGCGTGGAGGCATGTGTTTTCACCTCGATGCACAACATCGCCTATTATTCCGGCTTCCTTTACTGTGCGTTTGGCCGCCCCTATGGCCTCGTCGTTACCGAGAGCGAAAGCGTGACGATCAGCGCTGGCATTGACGCGGCGCAACCGTGGCGGCGCTGTCATGGCGACAACATCACCTATACCGACTGGCAGCGCGACAATTACTGGCGTGCGATCCTGAGCGTGACCGGCACGGGCCGTGTGATCGGCTACGAGGGCGATCACATGAGCCTGTTGCAGAGCGAGAAGCTGGATCACTTCCTTACGCCGAAATCCCGCGTGGATGTGGCGCCGATGACGATGGTGCAGCGGATGCACAAATCCGCCGCTGAACTGGAAATCATCCGCGCTGGGGCGGCCACTGCCGATGTGGGCGGCTACGCGATCCGCGAGGCGGTGAAAGCCGGTGCTCGCGAGATCGACATTGCGATGGCGGGCCGTGACGCGATGGAGCTGGAGATTGCCAAGCGTTACCCCGATGCCGAGTACCGTGACACATGGGTCTGGTTCCAGTCGGGTATCAATACCGATGGCGCGCATAACCCCGTTACCGCGCGGCAATTGGAAGTGGGTGATATTCTGAGCCTCAACACCTTCCCGATGATCTCGGGCTATTACACGGCGCTGGAGCGGACGATGTTCGTGCGCGAAGTGGATGATGCCAGCCTTAAGATCTGGGAAGCCAACGTGGGCGCGCATGAATACGGCATGAGCCTGCTGAAGCCGGGAGCGTCTTGTTCGGAGATCACCGCGAAGATCAACGACTTCTTTGCCGAGCGTGACCTGCTGCAATACCGTACCTTTGGCTACGGGCATTCCTTTGGCGTGCTGAGCCACTACTATGGCCGTGAAGCGGGGCTGGAACTGCGCGAGGATATCGACACGGTGCTGGAGCCGGGGATGGTGATCTCGATGGAGCCGATGCTGACCATTGCCGACGGTCAACCGGGTGCGGGTGGCTATCGCGAGCATGACATCCTGATCATCACCCAGGATGGCAACGAAAATATCACCGGCTACCCCTATGGGCCGGAGTTCAACGTCGTCGGCTAA
- the deoC gene encoding deoxyribose-phosphate aldolase, with amino-acid sequence MPLDMDLIQSIQANTSAIERRAATLPGRRSVKKEYQAAWLCRAISCIDLTTLSGDDTEGRVHRLCAKARQPVAPALLEALGLPDLTVGAVCVYHDMIPAAVTALEGSNLPVAAVSTGFPAGLSPYHLRLQEIRESVAAGAREIDIVISRRHVLTGNWQALYDEMAEMRAACGDAHVKAILATGELGTLRNVARASFVCMMAGTDFIKTSTGKEPVNATLPVSLTMIRAIRDYHEMTGIRVGYKPAGGISKAKDALTYLALIKDELGDRWLRPDLFRFGASSLLNDIERQLEHHVTGAYSAGWRHAAG; translated from the coding sequence ATGCCGCTGGACATGGACCTGATCCAATCGATTCAGGCCAACACCTCCGCCATCGAACGCCGCGCCGCGACCCTACCCGGCCGCCGCAGCGTCAAGAAAGAGTATCAAGCCGCATGGCTCTGCCGCGCGATCTCCTGCATCGACCTCACGACCCTCTCGGGTGACGATACCGAAGGCCGCGTCCACCGCCTCTGCGCCAAGGCCCGCCAGCCCGTAGCCCCTGCTTTGCTGGAGGCGCTTGGCCTGCCCGATCTCACCGTCGGCGCGGTCTGCGTCTATCACGATATGATCCCCGCAGCCGTCACGGCGCTGGAAGGGTCCAACCTGCCCGTCGCCGCTGTTTCCACCGGCTTTCCGGCGGGCCTCTCGCCCTATCACCTCCGGCTACAAGAAATCCGCGAAAGCGTCGCCGCCGGTGCCCGCGAGATCGACATCGTGATCTCCCGCCGCCATGTGCTCACCGGCAACTGGCAGGCGCTCTACGATGAAATGGCCGAAATGCGCGCAGCCTGCGGCGATGCCCATGTCAAAGCGATCCTTGCAACTGGCGAGCTGGGCACCCTGCGCAACGTCGCGCGGGCCTCTTTCGTCTGCATGATGGCGGGTACCGACTTCATCAAAACCTCTACCGGCAAGGAGCCGGTCAACGCCACGCTTCCTGTCTCGCTGACCATGATCCGCGCCATCCGCGACTATCACGAGATGACCGGCATCCGCGTCGGCTACAAACCGGCAGGCGGCATTTCCAAGGCCAAGGACGCACTCACCTACCTCGCCCTCATCAAGGATGAACTGGGCGACCGCTGGCTGCGCCCCGATCTCTTCCGTTTCGGGGCATCCTCGCTCCTCAACGATATCGAACGCCAACTCGAACACCACGTCACCGGCGCCTATTCGGCTGGCTGGCGGCACGCAGCAGGGTAA